TATCTGCAATTTCGTTAGAAAGGGAATTTAGGATCCAAGATGTCACTATCTTATCACATCGCTCCTATTGGCGAAAGTGAGGTGACAGAGGATCTGGTTTCTTGCACTCGCCACTTATGAATACTAATTTGTTCTTCATATATAGTCCCCTCAATACACTCCTTCTCCAAGACATGTACCCTATTCCATCAAAAGTAGTTCAAACAAGCATAGCTTCGGGATTGTCAGACTGATGAAGATACAGAGGATCGCTTGGATAGATGCCTATGCTTGGTTCAATAACAGTAGCACTAGTCTCCACTCCGGTCAAATTCTCTTGGTCAACAACAGCCAATATTGAATGAAATCGATGAAGAAAGGCAAAAGAATTTCAATTATCACAATTTCTAACAGTAATTTATTGACATGCAAATGAAACCCCCAAAATTAGAGCAAAACTGGAAATCGAATAGAATCGAACAATGAGATGAATCGAGAATGAAAATCACAGGGAAACACAATGTGCAGTATTAacctcgctctgataccatgtcaaaATTGACTATGAATGTCAACAAGAATGAGCTCGATCATCCCTGCAATGGTAGAGTAGTGAAGCTTCTAGAACTGAGCATTagaagagagaggaagaagggaATAAATGTTTGATGAAATGAAGCTTCAATATTTCATTGATACCAACATTGTATATATACACACGAGGGAGTCCACTATCTGCCGGTTGTCACAAGCTGTCACACTAACTACCAACTAACTATCATAACTAACTActattaaataataatatatcaTCTCAATAACCTACTTTTATTTTTGGCATTGGTTCCAAAGAAATGTACCTTAGAAAAACGGAAAATCCTCTTTTTATGTACCACTACCAAAATAGATACCTATAGAAATTTTGTTATTTCGGTTTAACTAAATGGTTTCCAATTCGATTGTCTCATAAATCATAATAGTTCAGTTAGTTGGCTATGAACCCTTCTTATGTACAATAAAAAGAATTTAAAAAGGAAAATCTCAGTCCTGATAATTCGAAGTCGTGCCACTACGATAGTATGATAGTATAGTACTTACGCGACACATTAAACATATATACTGTTGTACTTTCAGCCAATTTTACTATTCGtaactatatttaaattttaaaacaaatccataaaataagaaattaatctcAACAACTCTCAAATCCATCTAAAAgcactcctttttttttttcctaaacccaaatctccaaaaatatgCACCTTTGTAAACTTGTTTCAGCACTATATTATGCTCTAAAAGGATCTCGTGACAGTGTATACCTCTTTATTCATTGAGTCACAAAAACAAGCACATAAAAATGCATTTACAATTTTATCGAAGAATGACGTGAGCTAATATCACAGTGTATATCACAAACACAAATGAAACAAGAACCTCCGAGCGAATCGAACGGAGAAAATAGAAGAACCACGAAAAATTAGAAACTCGACCAAAACTGGAAAACAGGGGTTTGAACTCAAACCGGGACCTCGATTAGAAACTGAATAGGCAACAGCACCGCCGCAAAATAGTGGAGATATGGTGTTTGTGAAAATGGGTAAATGGAGATTCTTTATTAAGTCTGTTTACAGTGAAGAAAATGTTCTTTCTTTCGAAGGAAGTGCTAGTGGTGTATTTCAACGGAAAAGATGGTGATTGAGGTAGAAAGTTATGAATGCGAGCTTCAGTGTACTCCTATTGTGcagtgtgtgtgtatgtatgtgtgaGTGAAGAATTGAGTGAATTTCTTGCAAGAGTGTGTGTGAATTGGTATTTTTGCTACATCGCTTATGAGTACTGTAACATTAGATTAATTTTGCAATTACAAGCTAGCTCTTGCACAAGCTAGCTCCAAGGAGTGACAGATAAGTATAATAGAAAATCAAGAATCTTTCTTGAGTTACTTTGTTCCAGTTCAGTGCTTAACAGATTAAACATTTATAtgcaatatagaaatcaataatCAAATCAAGATTTATGGCCTAGAAAAATGAGCTCTCACATGGTTGTACAAGGTTTTTTAATGAGCTTAATTAAAGAGCCTTAATCTGCGCTCTTGTGCTTCTGAAAAGGCAATGTGTATTTGACTACTTGTGATGCTTTTGTATCTTCTGTGGCAGATAAAAACAAACTTTCTCAAACTCATACCTACTCCCTTTGCCGGCCTGGCCCCCAAAAACCAATTGAAAATTCTCACGGAAAAGACTGATTTGAAGCACTCATTCATTTCCGGAGTTCCTTTTGCTGGATTCGTACTACTTTCTTGGTTCTTCAACTCGAGAAACCTCAAACAGatcaagagagagagagatggcTTATGCTGTTATAACTTCCATCTTGACAACTATAGAGCAAGTATTGCAATTCAATCCAAGTTTGATATCTGAAAGTAGGGGATCCATTGATTCACTTTATGGAACACTTTCTTTCCTACAAGATTTCCTTGAGAATACGGGAAATTGGATCAATGATCAAGAAGCATTGAAAATCTTGGAAAAGAACATCAGAGATGCAGGGTATAAAGCAGAAGATACAATTGATGGCTGCCTAAGAAGAATCCATGTGGCTGATACTGATCACAACCAGAACAACGCCCGTCATAAGCTTTATGACGAGTTGCAGGAAATACTAGAAGCAATGGATTCCATACAAAGAGATGTGATGAAGTTCAAGAATGTCCACAAACGTATCAAAGATGTGCCAGCAACAACTTATTTACCTCCCCGCTCATCTGGGCGTGTCTTGGATGAGGAAAATACTCTTGTTGGGATGGAGGATGTCTTCAACAACATAAGAGATCAGCTCTTTGGACAAACACCAGCGCTGAATGTTGTTTCAATTGTTGGTATGGGCGGTATCGGTAAGTCGACTCTTGCTAGAAGTTTATTTAATCATCCATCAGTATACCATCGCTTTGATATTTCTTCATGGGTTACTGTTTCTCAAGCATGTGATGCAAAAGAAATGCTTTTGGATGTCCTAAGCTTCGGTACTCCAGGTGGGAAGGCAATGTACCGCGATATGAGTGAAGATGAATTATTGGACCAAGTGCATAGAGAATTGAAAAGGAAGAGGTATTTGATAGTTTTGGACGATATGTGGACTATAGAGGCTTGGGACCAAGTAAGAAGATCATTTCCCGATGATGAAAATGGAAGTCGCATAATGATAACTACTAGGCTCCTCGAAGTAGCTAATTGTGCTGGCAACGATTTCCCTCCTCATCACATGCCTTTTCTTAGTCTTGAAGATAGTTGGAAATTACTATCTCTTAAGGTTTTTGGAAATGAAGATTGTCCCCCTCAGCTTGAGGAAGTAGGAAAGCAGATAGCGAAACAATGTCAAGGGCTAGCTCTCTCAGTTGTTGTCATCGCTGGGCTTCTGTCGAAGATCAATAGGACATATGATGATTGGCAACAAATTGCTGATAATGTGAATTCCCACATAGGTTCAACCTCCCAGCAGTGTTTAGCAATATTAGCTCTGAGTTACAACTACTTGCCTTGTAGCTTGAAAGCTTGCTTTCTTTATATGGGGTTTTTCCTTGAAGATGCAGAAATTCCTACAGATACGTTGATTAGAATTTGGGTAGCTGAGGGTTTTCTGAAGACAATTTGCCATAAAAAGCCGGAAGAGGTAGCAGAAGAGTGTCTAGAGGATCTAGTTAGCAGAAGTTTGATTATGGTCAACAGTCGAGGATGGGTAAGCGGAAAAATAAGAAGTTGCAGGATTCACGACCTCATTCGACAATTATGCTTGAGAAAAGGAAAAACCGAGAAGTTTTTTCATGTCATAAATGAATGTTACGAAGTGTCCTCAGAAGGCGTGGAGAGTGAACATCGACTATTATTGTATGAAGATGCTGTACGAAACCAGAATCTCGGCCTACAGGAAGGTAATCTGGATTCAGTTCGTACCATCTTGTGCATCTGTGAACCGTGTACTTCTATGCTCGAATTTGAATACTACAAAATAGTGGATACTCGTTTTCAGCTGCTAAGGGTATTGGATGTACTAATGATTCTCTTTCGACGTTTTCCCACTGAGATAACACAATTAGTACATTTAAGATATCTTGCTTTTCTCACCGGTGGCGATGTCCCAACATCAATTTCTAATCTGTGGAATCTACAGACATTGATTGTTGAGCCAACTGAAAATCAATTATCCTGGCCAGTGGAAATTTGGAAGATGTCAAGTTTGAAATATTTCCAGTCTGGGGGAATGAGTATGCCCGTGCCTGCTCCTCCAAAGGCACAACATATTTTGGGTTTAGAAAAGTTCAAGAAACTTTCACTAAACGAAGCTTCTTCCAACTGGAAGGAAATTTGTATGGCTGTCCCGAACGTAAGGGAATTGGATGTTATTATCAATTTAGATATACATCCTAATGGATGGAATGATTTTATTGGTAGTCTCATATGTCTAGTTGATCTCCAGAAGCTAAGCATTCAACTAGAGGTTTCGTCGCATCCACTATTTTTTATAAGGCGACCTGCTCAGCTGTGGTACGTGTTCCCAGAAAACCTCAAGAGTTTGACACTTGTAGCGACACATCTAGAGTGGACAGATATGCCAATGCTTAGCAGCTTACCCAACCTTGAGGTACTAAAACTAGAATTTTATGGTTTTGAAGGGAGCAATTGGAATCTAGATGAAGGGGGTTTCAAGAAACTCAAGTTGCTACACATTCACCAGACGAGATTGGTGCACTGGCAGGCAACCAGTGATAGTCTTCCAGTTCTAGAGTATCTAGTCCTAATGTTTTGCTCTCAATTGGAGGAGATTCCTAGAGTGATTGGAGATATTCCCACATTAAAATTGATTGACTTGCATTACTGCAGCCAAGCTGCTGTTACTTCTGCAGAGGAAATTCAAGAAGAGCAGAAAAGCATTGGAAATGAAGTTCTTGTGGTTACTGTATCCCCTCACCCTCCTTTGCTGGAAACTTAGGTAAAAGTAATTTCTTTATGTACATAAATGTTGAATCCTTGTGGCTTCTTTGTGTGTTTACttctttaaattttgaatctccttactGAATGTTCTAGCTCGCCACTGCCTGTGGTTCATGCCTACGGAGATTGAGGttacttttaaaattatgagACTTTTACTGTGTGCGtggtttttcttcttcttttccaatCTGATGATTTCCCTGGTAGTGCTTACTAAAAAGTTGCTATTGCTTCTGCCTATGGCCCAGATATCATGTATAATCACAATCATATGGATGTGAGTGAAAAATACATACATATACACTTGTTTATCTTCTCTTTTCTAAGTTTCCATCATTTGTTTGGTTTCTTTTTCACGCATATCTCATGAGGTTTTGCGGGCACCGAAAGCAGATAACAATGGCCAACAACTTCCTTTTTATAATATATGAATTATCTTAGGTTAAGTGCTATTACAAAAAAAATTTACTCATATTTGGTGTTCACACTATACCACATTAATTGAATATAGTTAAGTGCTAAATTGAGGCTAGAATGCATATAATAATTACCCTCGGGTATGCAACTAATGTGCATGAAAATAAAAACTTTATATGTATTCATTGGATTGGAGTAACATAGACCATGGGTAAAGAAAGACTGTATATGATTtgaataaataattttaattatgatAAGTTCATCTGTTGTCCCATACCGTCTTCTTTTTCATCTTTCTGATCTGCTTCCTCTTCTCTTTTACTTTTAATGTGAATTCTGCTATTCTGGGTTTCTTTCGGTGGAAACTCTAATTTATAAGAACTTATgccaagtattttttttttcctcttaATAATCTTCTTCCCGGGACTTCTCATCCTCTTACTAATTACTCTTTCTATTAATTCTGCTTCTGTACTTCATTCTATTACTCTGGACTCTCACACAAACTCTAATCTCAAAGATCTTATGGTATTCACTTGATCtgttttcttctccttttctttttgaatttgaatctacTTTTGTGTTAGTTCCACGCTTTCTCAAACTTATTCTAGATTCTTTTTTCTCTTAAACTCATCTTGAGGGAGTACGTCGATTCGGCTTCTTCTCCATTATCTCAAAATGTATTTTGTTAATTCTACTTCACAGACTATAACTTTTATAAAGATTCTTTCTTCGTTAGTTTATTTTCATGTTCAGATCTTTAAGGGGGAACAATCAAAGCTTTCTTTGTGTTTCGACTAATAATGGTACAACCTTTTGTGATTGCATGCAGTGTCTCTATGAGATAATCTGGCCTCAGTCTAATGTTGAATCTGCACACCGATATAGCTGTGACAGTCTTGCCATATGATGTAGCTGTATCCACAAATAGAATGGATGTGGATTTCATGACGTTTTAAAGTTCGAACCTTAGCTTATTCCTCAGCATCTACTATGCTTAGATTTTCTTAGTCTTTTTATTTATCAATGTACAGTTTGAATTTGGTTGACTCATTTTGATTTCGAAACGAATTATATGTTGTGTGCTTGATGTACAGCATCTACTACTCTCTATGTTTCTGTTGTTGGTTCCATAGAAATATCAAATGACGACCTAAATTCCGCCTTCGAAATTGTGATGGCACCTTgccttagagactaggtaagcctaatacatgAAGAAATCTAATAGAAATAACCAACTcaactatataaaaattatactGATAAATGAAATAACGTAATTAATACTGAACAATAGTTATACAATCCCCAGAAACGGTAGTACatagtcataagctctattgaaATACACTAGAATCTCTAAGTACAATACTGCtttgaaatgaagataaacaGTAGTAAAGATAATATCAGGAGGTGACTCCGAGGCCAGCGAGCGTcaagcagatataccttgaaatttTCAGCCGCGCAGACACAACTCTCAAAACCAACACGATCCGATGAacttggatctacacaaaaatgtgcaaaagtgtaataTGAATACActacagtggtacccagtaagtatcaagattaacttcagcggagtagtgacgaggtaagtcAAGACATCCATTAGACAATAATCTGTGTAAGCATATAAATCTAAAGCTAACAGTGGAAAGAAACATCAATATAAGGCTAACAATGGAATAATGAAAGCATCAGATGGCAACAAGAAATAAACAGGTGCTAAAACGACAAAGTAATCAGAACACAGTCAAAATATGAATGAAATCAATCAGAGAAAACAAATGACAATT
This region of Nicotiana tomentosiformis chromosome 4, ASM39032v3, whole genome shotgun sequence genomic DNA includes:
- the LOC104114169 gene encoding putative late blight resistance protein homolog R1B-16, whose product is MAYAVITSILTTIEQVLQFNPSLISESRGSIDSLYGTLSFLQDFLENTGNWINDQEALKILEKNIRDAGYKAEDTIDGCLRRIHVADTDHNQNNARHKLYDELQEILEAMDSIQRDVMKFKNVHKRIKDVPATTYLPPRSSGRVLDEENTLVGMEDVFNNIRDQLFGQTPALNVVSIVGMGGIGKSTLARSLFNHPSVYHRFDISSWVTVSQACDAKEMLLDVLSFGTPGGKAMYRDMSEDELLDQVHRELKRKRYLIVLDDMWTIEAWDQVRRSFPDDENGSRIMITTRLLEVANCAGNDFPPHHMPFLSLEDSWKLLSLKVFGNEDCPPQLEEVGKQIAKQCQGLALSVVVIAGLLSKINRTYDDWQQIADNVNSHIGSTSQQCLAILALSYNYLPCSLKACFLYMGFFLEDAEIPTDTLIRIWVAEGFLKTICHKKPEEVAEECLEDLVSRSLIMVNSRGWVSGKIRSCRIHDLIRQLCLRKGKTEKFFHVINECYEVSSEGVESEHRLLLYEDAVRNQNLGLQEGNLDSVRTILCICEPCTSMLEFEYYKIVDTRFQLLRVLDVLMILFRRFPTEITQLVHLRYLAFLTGGDVPTSISNLWNLQTLIVEPTENQLSWPVEIWKMSSLKYFQSGGMSMPVPAPPKAQHILGLEKFKKLSLNEASSNWKEICMAVPNVRELDVIINLDIHPNGWNDFIGSLICLVDLQKLSIQLEVSSHPLFFIRRPAQLWYVFPENLKSLTLVATHLEWTDMPMLSSLPNLEVLKLEFYGFEGSNWNLDEGGFKKLKLLHIHQTRLVHWQATSDSLPVLEYLVLMFCSQLEEIPRVIGDIPTLKLIDLHYCSQAAVTSAEEIQEEQKSIGNEVLVVTVSPHPPLLET